The Stieleria maiorica genome includes the window CAAATGGCAACCAAGACCAGCGAAACGAACAGGCCGAAGGGTCGAATGGCAGTCATCCTTGAGATTCCATATCCAAGAGGGAAATTGGCAGGGTTGGAAATAGCACAGGAGACATGGCGGGGTCAATTGAAGTGTCATCGCCACAATCCGCCATCGACTTGACGAGAGTCCTCCGGGGCCCGCAAAATCGGACGCGATGCGGTTGGGGGGGCACCGCAGCTTCGGTACGACGGTCCCTTCCGGGCCGTCGCCCGTGGGGCTCCGCGCGACGACCTAGAAAGGACGTCGTACGGAGGCACCCGTACCCGGCGTCAGCGTCTCGGGTCGGCGATGTCGATGACGTCGGCGACGGGCAGGACGAAGATCTTTCCGTCGCCGATTTGACCGGCCGATCCGGTCAAGGCATGCCGACAGATGCAGTCGATGACCGGTTGCAACTCGTCTTCGTGCACGAGCACTTCGACGACCACTTTGCGCAACAGGTCGACTTTGTATTCGTTGCCACGAAACAGTGCCGATTGTCCGTGTTGGCGGCCGTACCCCATCGCATCACAGATCGTGATGTCATCGACTTGCAGTTCGCGCAGCGCGTCACGGACGGTGGATAGCTTGGTCGGCTGGATGATCGCGACGACGACTCGCATGTGAAAACCACTAGGCTGTGTGGGAGCGGTGGAGCGGAAGAGAAGAATCGAGCGGCGGAACGGCAACCGGTTGCTTTTGACGATCCGAATCGGCCAAGGCGTCCAAGACGGCTTGGGTTTGCAGCGCCAACGTGTTCCAAGAGTCGAGCGGTTGGTCGCCGACCAGCGTTTCGATCAGACGTTGTTCCTGGCGATCGGTGGATTCATTCGCTTCGACGTTGCCGCTGGCATCATGGATCCAATACCGCGTCGGCCGTTCCGCCCAGGGGCGGGTGAAGTCGTCACAGATGATCGACGCGTCGCTGCCGGCAACTTCGAACCATTTTCGTGTCGCGGTATCGTAGCCGCACGAGAAACTGGCCGTCAGATCCTCACCGAACCACAGCATGCCGTTGCAGCGAATGGGAACGCCGTTTTCTTGAATCGAATCGGCAAAGACACGGATGGGCAGTCGGCCTGCGAAATGACAGGCCAACCCGGTGGTGTACCAACCCAGGTCCAACAGACACCCGCCGCCCAGGTTCGGGTCCAAGCGATGTTCACCGGACTGGAACGGTCGATAAAACGAAACGGAAACCGAGATGTGGCCGACGCGTCCCAATCGGCCGTCGACGGCCAGCGCCCGCATCTCCTTGGTGCGTTTGTGATGCAACCAACCGGTCGCGTCCAACCAGCGCACGCCGCAGCGGTCACAGGCGTCGGCGATGCTTCGGGCTTGCTCGGCGGAAGTGGCCAGGGGTTTTTCGCACAGGATCTGTTTTCCCGCCTCCGCCGCTCGCACACACCACTCGGCGTGCATGGAAGGTGGCAGCGATAAGTAGACCGCGTCGACGTCCCGCCGAGCCAGCAATCGTTCGTAGCCTTCGATCCCCGCCGGGATGCCGTACTGCGAGGCGAACCAATCGGCGCGCTCTTGAGAACGACTTGCGATCGCCGTGACCGACACACCATCGGTCGACTGCAGATCGGCGACCAGTCGACGGGTGATGCGTCCGGTGCCGATGACGCCGAAGCGGATCGCGTGGGGTTGGCTGGGTGAATCAGTCATCGTGTGGTCTATGGTTCCGGCCGGCGGAACGAGTTGGGAACAGTCGAATTCAAACGGGCACAGAAACTCAAACGGGTACAGGGACACTGCGCAGCAGTTCCGCCATCAGTTCTTCGACGGTATCACGGCTGCTGTTTCCGGAGAAGTCGTCGACCAGGACTCGGTGGGACAGCGTCGTGACGGCCAACGATTTCACGTCGTCGGGTGTCACAAAGTCACGCTGCTCGGTCACCGCCCGGGCCTGGCAACCGCGATAAAAACTGAGCGCCGCGCGGGTGCTGACGCCTAATCGAAACACCTCGGTCGCCCGTGTCAGGGCGACGATCTCCAGCAAGTAGTCTTGCAATGATTCGTCGACGCGGACATTGCGGACCGCGGCCTGGGCGGAGACGACGTCCTCGGCCGTCACCACGCTTTGGATCGAATCGACCGGTTCACCGGATCGATGCGACTGCAGCACCAAGCGTTCACTGGCCCGTTCGGGATAACCGATGCTGGTCCGCATCAGAAACCGGTCCATTTGACTTTCCGGCAAAATGTACGTGCCTTCGAATTCGAACGGGTTTTGGGTCGCGACGACGATGAACGGCTTGGGCAGGGGGTACGTGGTTCCGTCGGCGGACACCTGACCGTCGCTCATCGCTTCCAACAACGCCGATTGCGTCCGCGGCGGGGCGCGATTGATTTCATCGGCCAGCACGACGTTGGAAAAAATCGGCCCCCGCGTGAATTGAAACTCACGGGTGTCGCTGCGATAGATCGAGCTGCCGGTGATGTCGCTGGGCAGCAGATCGGGGGTGAACTGAATCCGGCTGAATTCGGTGTCGATGCTGCCCGCCAGGGCCTTGGCGGCGAGCGTTTTGCCGACACCGGGGACGTCTTCCAACAGCAGATGCTCACCGGCCAGCAAGGTCAGAACGATCGAACGAACCGCCTCGGATTTCCCCAAAATGACCGTTTCCATGTTCTCCCGCAGCCGTCGAGCGGTCTCGTAAGCATGCTGCATCATCGATAAAACAAGATCGGGGAAGGGACGGCATTTTTGTCGTCGCGTATGTTA containing:
- a CDS encoding P-II family nitrogen regulator, translated to MRVVVAIIQPTKLSTVRDALRELQVDDITICDAMGYGRQHGQSALFRGNEYKVDLLRKVVVEVLVHEDELQPVIDCICRHALTGSAGQIGDGKIFVLPVADVIDIADPRR
- a CDS encoding AAA family ATPase; the encoded protein is METVILGKSEAVRSIVLTLLAGEHLLLEDVPGVGKTLAAKALAGSIDTEFSRIQFTPDLLPSDITGSSIYRSDTREFQFTRGPIFSNVVLADEINRAPPRTQSALLEAMSDGQVSADGTTYPLPKPFIVVATQNPFEFEGTYILPESQMDRFLMRTSIGYPERASERLVLQSHRSGEPVDSIQSVVTAEDVVSAQAAVRNVRVDESLQDYLLEIVALTRATEVFRLGVSTRAALSFYRGCQARAVTEQRDFVTPDDVKSLAVTTLSHRVLVDDFSGNSSRDTVEELMAELLRSVPVPV
- a CDS encoding Gfo/Idh/MocA family protein, whose translation is MTDSPSQPHAIRFGVIGTGRITRRLVADLQSTDGVSVTAIASRSQERADWFASQYGIPAGIEGYERLLARRDVDAVYLSLPPSMHAEWCVRAAEAGKQILCEKPLATSAEQARSIADACDRCGVRWLDATGWLHHKRTKEMRALAVDGRLGRVGHISVSVSFYRPFQSGEHRLDPNLGGGCLLDLGWYTTGLACHFAGRLPIRVFADSIQENGVPIRCNGMLWFGEDLTASFSCGYDTATRKWFEVAGSDASIICDDFTRPWAERPTRYWIHDASGNVEANESTDRQEQRLIETLVGDQPLDSWNTLALQTQAVLDALADSDRQKQPVAVPPLDSSLPLHRSHTA